In one Butyrivibrio proteoclasticus B316 genomic region, the following are encoded:
- a CDS encoding polysaccharide deacetylase family protein encodes MGYSSKPAIVLVGYNRIDCISRLLESVNEAYYPSEDIHLIVSLDKSDVTDDIIKQVKRIGFCHGIMDIRTYPKRLGLKDHILKCGDMTEEFGAVIILEDDLVVARSFYEYVCKALDYYHDEDAIAGISLYSHAWNGYSNYQFLPQKNQYDTYLGQFSITWGQCWTREHWKRFRAWYMEHQKFVVPNYNVPEQIEYFGDQSWGRYYACYVVDTDRYYVIPYTSLSTNYSEAGVHGAAMNTAHQVMLLYADRDYEYRFAPMDKAIKYDMFFERVLRNTIIAGINSNDICFDLNAQHRQVNGFKYVLTLERRDELELIASYALMLRPIEENVIKGVDGDDIFLYKLPYDGYELKRDVENHTRLHYELYNHWKERLLPYSKEEYRKSYLAKVEKRITRVKDKIAHKQSELVNARIERRNSQKPQFTNGHVLMFHDVSDMGGELTISLERFKEILDAHKKKGYSFISLNDLENVDNFEQKCIVTFDDGYKSALDCVPYLNDNNIPFCVYVIPSRIGDVGYLSEEDLKTLSANTLCTIGNHTMNHIMARKSNKKKLEQEVRKANVYLEDITGKKVVHFAFPYGSPYAVTIGNIKLISKLSLFKTIALTLQEDLKASRTKPMIIGRYDATRDDILDIL; translated from the coding sequence ATGGGATATAGTAGCAAACCAGCAATCGTTCTGGTTGGATACAATAGAATAGACTGTATTTCAAGACTTCTTGAGAGTGTTAATGAAGCATACTATCCTTCTGAAGATATACATCTTATTGTTAGTCTGGATAAATCTGATGTGACAGATGACATAATTAAGCAGGTTAAGAGAATTGGATTTTGCCATGGAATTATGGATATCAGAACATATCCCAAGCGGCTTGGACTAAAAGATCACATTTTAAAATGTGGAGATATGACAGAAGAGTTCGGAGCAGTGATAATTTTAGAAGATGACCTAGTTGTAGCCAGATCATTCTATGAGTATGTATGTAAGGCTCTGGATTATTATCATGACGAGGATGCTATTGCTGGAATATCTTTGTACAGTCACGCATGGAATGGCTATTCCAATTATCAGTTTTTGCCCCAGAAAAACCAATATGATACTTATCTTGGACAGTTCTCTATTACCTGGGGACAGTGTTGGACCAGAGAGCATTGGAAGCGTTTCAGGGCTTGGTACATGGAACATCAGAAATTTGTAGTGCCTAATTATAATGTACCAGAGCAGATTGAGTACTTTGGAGATCAGTCCTGGGGAAGATACTATGCATGCTATGTGGTTGATACTGATAGGTATTATGTAATTCCTTACACATCGCTTTCTACGAATTATTCTGAAGCAGGAGTTCATGGCGCGGCAATGAATACTGCTCATCAGGTAATGTTGTTATATGCTGATAGAGATTATGAGTATAGATTTGCTCCGATGGATAAGGCTATCAAGTATGATATGTTCTTTGAAAGAGTATTACGTAATACTATTATAGCCGGAATAAACTCTAATGATATTTGTTTTGATCTCAATGCACAGCATAGACAAGTTAACGGATTTAAGTATGTGTTGACGCTTGAACGGCGTGATGAGCTGGAACTTATAGCATCATATGCACTTATGCTAAGGCCTATAGAAGAAAATGTGATAAAAGGCGTTGACGGAGATGATATCTTTCTATATAAGTTGCCATATGATGGTTATGAACTAAAACGTGATGTTGAGAATCATACAAGACTTCACTATGAGCTTTATAATCATTGGAAAGAAAGACTATTACCCTATTCAAAAGAAGAATATAGAAAATCTTATTTAGCAAAAGTTGAAAAAAGGATTACTCGTGTTAAAGATAAGATTGCTCATAAACAGAGTGAACTGGTAAATGCCAGAATAGAGAGAAGAAACTCTCAAAAACCTCAGTTTACTAATGGGCATGTGCTCATGTTTCATGATGTTTCTGACATGGGTGGAGAACTTACTATCAGCCTGGAGAGATTCAAGGAAATATTAGATGCACATAAGAAAAAGGGGTATTCTTTTATTTCACTTAATGACCTGGAAAATGTGGATAATTTTGAGCAAAAATGTATTGTTACATTTGATGATGGATATAAGAGTGCACTTGATTGTGTGCCATACTTAAATGATAACAATATACCTTTTTGCGTATATGTGATTCCTTCTAGGATTGGAGACGTCGGATATCTCTCAGAGGAGGATTTGAAGACACTTTCTGCAAATACTCTTTGTACAATAGGTAATCATACAATGAATCATATCATGGCAAGGAAGAGTAATAAAAAGAAGCTTGAGCAGGAAGTAAGAAAAGCAAATGTATATTTGGAGGATATAACTGGTAAAAAGGTTGTACATTTTGCTTTTCCTTATGGTTCACCGTATGCTGTTACTATTGGAAATATTAAGTTAATTAGCAAACTGAGTCTTTTTAAGACGATTGCACTTACTTTACAAGAGGATTTAAAAGCGTCCAGAACAAAGCCTATGATTATTGGCAGATATGACGCAACTAGAGATGATATTCTAGATATTTTATAA
- a CDS encoding ArnT family glycosyltransferase has product MSKKTKSEYKLDRIDFVVLFVSLLIGAILRLIGFDWGRESIYQPDEIWMVAPAIAMASSKRLIWDTFYYPAQSFSKIQALVLMIYSNASGHEISYRSVQEYWICRIITAVAGVVTIYVIFLIGNKLKSRLGTISALLLSVSPHMVCLAKQDTGDVASLFFASLTMLLALKYTEARLYRYLVLMSLTSSMAIMEKWHGGACYGMVAFIILFYSKSVKDFLFREVIALLSFLVGIVAIAPNIVLNYKTAIIDGFLGVAVYDGGQGAGWWNNLRAYLNYGYIHIGGMALIALIIIGLLVVLAERDKRYTILLLAVIKVVILCMMNRTFPRWALELYFAEIILMVAGILWMWNMRSKLIKVITIAFTVITISESISASAVVCASAYYKNQDVRAQQEDYCLLNGISNEKTKSMYYSAFCPGGIRSTGDGNMTSQDLSDILTVDESGMMHKIEEYDYVAYSTRYEKPELINTLDDMNLCVWTGEAEYPDVFGIPFWNGDSSFNDFEMVVNNVSAVLDIMNGASIGAYDIYLYNISDIPLIN; this is encoded by the coding sequence GTGAGTAAGAAAACAAAATCTGAATATAAACTGGATAGGATAGATTTTGTAGTGTTGTTTGTTAGTCTGTTAATAGGTGCTATTTTGCGTCTCATAGGATTTGACTGGGGAAGAGAATCAATATATCAGCCAGATGAAATATGGATGGTTGCTCCAGCAATTGCTATGGCTTCAAGCAAAAGGCTTATTTGGGATACTTTTTATTATCCTGCGCAGTCTTTTTCCAAGATACAAGCGTTGGTTTTGATGATATATTCTAATGCTTCTGGACATGAGATATCATATCGTTCAGTTCAGGAGTACTGGATATGTAGGATAATCACAGCTGTTGCAGGAGTTGTTACAATATATGTGATTTTTCTTATTGGCAATAAACTAAAAAGCAGACTAGGGACAATCAGTGCACTGCTTCTTTCGGTATCACCGCATATGGTATGCCTTGCTAAGCAGGATACAGGTGATGTTGCTTCACTTTTTTTTGCCTCATTAACAATGCTATTAGCGCTCAAATATACAGAAGCCAGACTATATAGATATCTTGTGCTCATGTCGCTGACATCTTCTATGGCTATAATGGAGAAATGGCATGGCGGGGCATGTTACGGTATGGTAGCTTTTATAATCTTGTTTTACTCTAAGTCGGTCAAGGATTTTTTATTCAGAGAAGTCATTGCATTGTTGAGTTTTTTAGTCGGAATTGTAGCTATAGCACCAAACATAGTTTTGAATTATAAGACGGCTATTATTGATGGCTTTTTGGGAGTAGCTGTATATGATGGTGGGCAAGGAGCTGGATGGTGGAATAATCTTCGAGCATATTTAAATTACGGCTATATACATATCGGAGGGATGGCTTTAATTGCGCTGATAATAATTGGATTATTAGTTGTATTAGCGGAAAGAGACAAAAGATATACAATTCTTTTATTAGCTGTTATCAAAGTGGTGATTCTATGTATGATGAATAGAACATTTCCTAGATGGGCTCTGGAGTTGTATTTTGCGGAAATTATACTTATGGTTGCTGGAATTCTATGGATGTGGAATATGCGTTCAAAGTTGATCAAAGTAATTACTATTGCATTTACAGTTATTACTATAAGTGAATCAATAAGTGCCTCAGCTGTGGTATGTGCATCGGCATATTATAAGAATCAAGATGTTAGAGCGCAGCAGGAAGACTATTGTCTGCTAAATGGTATATCCAATGAGAAAACTAAGTCAATGTATTATTCTGCTTTTTGTCCTGGAGGAATCAGAAGCACAGGTGATGGTAATATGACATCCCAGGATTTAAGCGACATATTAACTGTGGATGAAAGTGGAATGATGCATAAAATTGAAGAATACGATTATGTAGCCTATTCTACCAGATATGAAAAGCCAGAACTAATAAATACACTTGATGATATGAATTTATGCGTTTGGACTGGAGAGGCTGAATATCCGGATGTCTTTGGCATACCATTTTGGAATGGCGATTCTAGCTTTAATGATTTTGAGATGGTTGTAAACAATGTATCAGCAGTATTAGACATTATGAATGGGGCTAGTATAGGAGCGTATGATATATATTTGTATAATATATCAGATATCCCGTTAATCAATTGA
- a CDS encoding glycosyltransferase family 4 protein, with amino-acid sequence MKKRVAYIARASVPSGSTNSIHVAKIADAFASISEDFILIVHGGDAEATMREIYGVRNDFPVYRIKPGRNSRIGQIIWAMKAVNKARNNGCNIIVTRDPFTALIAVIRGIDAVLDLHGDIKHLTGRFYRMLRWKWFVDNRRFHLVTISQGLKDYYIENYDLNDDRITVLADGADLDDFMPFAGKELIVNKDSLHIGYFGKILVGKGIELVRRVAIADENDIFEIYGGTIEEAIKETGHEFPSNVIFHGRVNNKDIPAIMCDMDVLILPNQDKLMNMGEDIGRFTSPLKLFEYMASGRCIIASDLPVIREVLSEANAYLANANDENEWVKCIDDIRFHSDAAAKRAMQAKLDVQKYSWKARANAMLALVK; translated from the coding sequence ATGAAAAAAAGAGTTGCTTATATAGCCAGAGCATCAGTTCCATCTGGCTCAACAAACAGCATACATGTGGCGAAAATAGCAGATGCCTTTGCATCAATTTCTGAGGACTTTATTCTTATTGTTCATGGAGGAGATGCAGAGGCTACTATGCGTGAAATATATGGAGTTAGAAATGATTTTCCTGTGTATAGGATAAAGCCGGGTAGAAACAGTAGGATAGGACAGATTATATGGGCTATGAAGGCTGTGAATAAGGCAAGGAATAATGGATGTAATATTATTGTGACTAGAGACCCTTTTACAGCACTGATTGCTGTTATAAGAGGAATAGATGCAGTTCTTGACCTTCATGGAGATATCAAGCATTTGACTGGAAGATTTTATAGAATGCTGAGATGGAAATGGTTTGTAGATAATAGAAGGTTCCATCTTGTTACTATATCTCAGGGACTTAAAGATTACTATATTGAGAACTATGACTTGAATGACGATAGAATAACAGTCCTTGCAGACGGTGCAGATTTGGACGATTTTATGCCATTTGCAGGTAAAGAGCTTATAGTAAATAAAGATAGCCTACATATAGGATATTTTGGTAAAATATTAGTTGGCAAGGGCATAGAATTGGTCAGAAGAGTAGCTATTGCTGATGAAAATGATATATTTGAAATTTATGGTGGAACAATAGAAGAAGCAATAAAAGAAACGGGACATGAATTTCCGTCTAATGTCATATTTCATGGAAGAGTAAATAATAAGGATATTCCTGCCATTATGTGTGATATGGACGTTCTTATACTGCCCAATCAGGACAAGCTGATGAATATGGGAGAAGACATAGGAAGATTTACATCTCCGCTTAAGCTGTTTGAGTATATGGCAAGTGGTAGATGTATTATCGCTTCTGATCTGCCAGTAATCAGAGAAGTACTGAGCGAAGCAAATGCCTATTTGGCTAATGCTAATGATGAAAATGAGTGGGTTAAGTGTATTGATGATATTAGATTTCATAGTGATGCGGCGGCTAAAAGAGCTATGCAGGCCAAATTAGATGTACAGAAGTATTCGTGGAAAGCTCGTGCAAATGCTATGTTGGCATTGGTAAAGTAA
- a CDS encoding ABC transporter ATP-binding protein, translating into MNVIKKINYIFNRKQKMELGVNIVLALIAGLFELLGVSALIPLVNIILDSSAIETNKYYSLFADVFNAHTLTKFIVLFSVFLIVLYVIKNLYLIQRYKIQLDFIYNNRKKLSYKLMTTYLDQDYLFHVNHNPIDLQRNVHNDVGNFMAVISAVVSIVVEIFTCICMMGFLLVNDVVTTILIGLIFGVSFVIIYKINKKKQIEAGEQERLSYAEMNKWILQSFGGIKELKVLGMEKFFLDNFSRSFDENADANKRYKLYLYRPKYITEMLAMTALLLTVSIRMLMGVNLMEFATTLTAFALAAMKMLPSFNRITEYTGNVLYGKASVDAVYDDLRQIEALKIGSGADKSAVERMNFQDSIEVHNVSFKYPEGVKSVFENANISIGKNKSVAFVGKSGAGKTTLADIMLGLLKPYEGTVTVDGRDIFENEDSWHKAVGYIPQNIYLIDDTIRANVSFDNSRSNDDKIWEALREARLEDYVKGLPDGLDTVVGDRGVKLSGGQRQRVGIARALYTKPSVLFLDEATSALDTETENAVMESINYLQGKTTLVIIAHRLSTIRNCDYIYEVADGKIELKNKQDLFK; encoded by the coding sequence ATGAATGTTATAAAGAAAATAAATTATATTTTTAATAGAAAACAGAAAATGGAGTTGGGAGTAAATATCGTTCTTGCGCTGATAGCAGGATTGTTTGAGTTGCTAGGCGTATCAGCGCTGATTCCATTGGTTAATATAATACTTGATTCTTCTGCTATTGAGACGAACAAGTATTATAGTTTGTTTGCAGATGTTTTTAATGCGCATACTCTTACAAAATTTATCGTGCTTTTTTCAGTTTTTCTGATTGTTCTTTATGTGATAAAGAATCTCTATTTGATACAACGATATAAGATTCAGTTGGATTTTATATATAATAATCGCAAAAAGCTTTCTTATAAGCTTATGACAACATATCTTGATCAGGATTATCTATTTCATGTTAATCACAATCCTATAGATCTCCAGAGAAATGTTCATAATGACGTCGGGAATTTTATGGCAGTTATTTCTGCTGTAGTTAGCATAGTTGTAGAAATATTTACCTGCATATGTATGATGGGATTCCTGCTTGTCAATGATGTGGTTACAACAATACTGATTGGCCTTATTTTTGGTGTTTCTTTTGTTATAATCTATAAAATAAATAAAAAGAAGCAGATAGAGGCTGGAGAACAGGAACGTTTATCTTATGCTGAGATGAATAAGTGGATATTACAGTCTTTTGGAGGAATAAAAGAGCTTAAGGTTCTTGGAATGGAGAAGTTCTTTTTGGATAACTTCAGCAGATCTTTTGATGAAAATGCTGATGCTAATAAGAGATATAAGTTATATTTGTATAGACCTAAATATATTACTGAGATGCTAGCTATGACTGCGTTACTTCTGACAGTCTCAATCAGAATGCTGATGGGTGTTAATCTTATGGAGTTTGCCACAACACTCACGGCGTTTGCATTGGCTGCTATGAAGATGCTTCCTAGTTTTAACAGAATCACGGAATACACAGGAAATGTATTATATGGAAAAGCATCTGTAGATGCGGTATATGATGATCTTCGACAGATTGAGGCACTTAAGATAGGTAGTGGTGCAGATAAATCGGCTGTAGAGAGGATGAACTTTCAAGATTCTATTGAGGTTCATAATGTTTCATTTAAATATCCAGAGGGTGTAAAGAGTGTTTTTGAAAATGCCAATATTAGCATTGGTAAGAACAAGTCTGTTGCCTTTGTAGGAAAGTCTGGAGCAGGAAAAACAACTCTTGCAGATATAATGCTGGGACTATTAAAACCATATGAAGGTACAGTTACAGTTGATGGAAGAGACATTTTTGAAAATGAAGATTCCTGGCACAAGGCTGTTGGTTATATTCCGCAGAATATTTATCTGATAGATGACACTATTAGAGCAAATGTATCTTTCGATAATAGCAGGTCTAATGATGACAAGATATGGGAAGCTTTAAGAGAAGCAAGACTTGAGGATTATGTGAAGGGTCTTCCAGATGGTCTTGATACTGTAGTAGGTGATAGAGGAGTTAAGTTGTCTGGTGGACAGCGACAGAGAGTAGGTATTGCCAGAGCTCTTTACACTAAGCCTTCAGTTCTTTTCCTGGATGAGGCTACTTCAGCGTTGGATACAGAAACTGAAAATGCGGTTATGGAATCTATTAATTATCTGCAGGGTAAGACAACGCTGGTTATTATAGCACATAGACTTTCAACAATTCGAAACTGTGATTATATTTATGAAGTTGCTGATGGTAAGATTGAATTGAAAAACAAACAGGATTTGTTTAAGTAA
- a CDS encoding glycosyltransferase family 8 protein, producing MNRKIPVVLISDDNFIMPTCVAITSLIVNKAPETEYEIYIIMAECSDESYAKIQELNDLGTSVNLIRASLDEYRDIKQLAHISIACLLKFDVSELVPDYDKLLYLDGDIIVRGDLSELYNVELGDSYAAGVKELANITEETGNVNAGIMVFNAKRIRDEKLNIKMREIRRSLGDRSSMDQQTYNIATGKNYKYVDIRYNCIPPRVLAMQESDVAKINKLYGSSYTSLQDLVDKAVIIHYASGEKPWRYTFRPWAKEWYKYYMMSPYKNVEFKLRGIWSYRFDKMRKSVNEQGLAGFFKILSDRRNRKKKKIKAWE from the coding sequence ATGAATAGAAAAATACCTGTTGTACTAATTAGTGATGACAACTTCATTATGCCCACTTGTGTCGCAATTACTTCACTCATAGTGAATAAGGCCCCTGAGACAGAATATGAGATTTACATCATAATGGCAGAGTGCTCCGATGAATCGTATGCCAAGATTCAGGAACTTAATGACCTTGGGACAAGTGTCAATCTGATCAGAGCATCTCTTGATGAGTACAGAGATATCAAGCAGCTTGCGCATATTTCCATAGCTTGTCTTCTAAAATTCGATGTAAGTGAGCTTGTTCCTGACTATGATAAGCTCCTATATCTGGATGGTGATATTATTGTAAGAGGCGATCTTAGTGAGCTTTACAATGTTGAACTTGGAGACAGCTACGCAGCTGGTGTAAAAGAGCTTGCTAATATTACTGAAGAAACAGGCAATGTTAACGCAGGTATTATGGTGTTTAATGCTAAGCGCATTCGTGATGAGAAGCTTAACATCAAGATGCGCGAGATTAGGCGTAGTCTTGGAGATAGATCTTCAATGGATCAGCAGACTTATAATATTGCCACCGGCAAGAATTATAAATACGTGGATATCAGATATAACTGCATTCCGCCTAGGGTTCTTGCTATGCAGGAAAGTGATGTGGCTAAGATAAACAAGCTGTATGGCAGCAGCTATACTAGTCTTCAGGACTTGGTGGATAAGGCTGTTATTATACACTATGCATCAGGAGAAAAGCCATGGAGGTATACCTTTAGGCCATGGGCCAAGGAGTGGTACAAGTACTACATGATGTCTCCATACAAAAATGTTGAATTTAAGTTAAGGGGAATATGGAGCTACAGATTCGATAAAATGCGTAAATCTGTCAATGAGCAGGGATTAGCTGGTTTTTTTAAGATCTTATCTGACAGAAGAAACAGGAAGAAAAAGAAAATAAAAGCTTGGGAGTGA
- a CDS encoding glucosyltransferase domain-containing protein has product MPIADKLRKQEKVAFLTCIIVGVMSQGMGLFNKFSVHDDANSLFGLGSTYNVGRWALDFIGRFEKDFFGDANYSLPLYNGLLSLMFIALTACIIVRALDISSNYISAFIGAVMACFPTVTTAFGFIYGAHIIMFGLLVGILGAYLMCEGEKLTWILGGILLAAISVGIYQAFIPMILSFILFHCIHRVILADHTTEKETIISILLKPVYIIGFMAVYFIINKIYLRILGAEMSNYKGVNDVGNISISEYFIRVCVAYKQFILPSKDTDFYMYPSNVRVLYYIFAMIGVCFVGYCIYRKTKQSMILTVALAGLFALVPLATNFIIVMTGVNVLHSYMMYASVMPFVLVAYLFDKNIHVKDSVHANRIFITLCCILLVMYIRYDNKCYFLANYAQQEAISYYNTLITRIKSAEGYDDEYPVAFVNVGNIHDASLGGVEKVRRGVFDDINLIPYWSVDESINNYAWLDFMQNWCGYKPNVVDAAEIGNASEIESMPNYPKDGSIKVINGVVVVKF; this is encoded by the coding sequence ATGCCTATTGCAGATAAGCTTAGAAAACAGGAAAAAGTTGCGTTTTTGACGTGTATCATAGTTGGAGTTATGTCTCAGGGAATGGGCTTGTTCAATAAATTCTCAGTACATGACGATGCTAACTCATTATTTGGATTAGGATCCACCTATAATGTTGGCCGATGGGCGTTGGATTTTATTGGCAGATTTGAGAAGGATTTTTTTGGAGATGCTAATTACAGCTTGCCATTATATAACGGGCTGTTAAGTCTGATGTTTATAGCGTTAACTGCATGCATAATAGTTAGGGCGTTGGATATTAGTAGTAATTATATTAGTGCTTTTATCGGAGCTGTAATGGCATGCTTTCCGACAGTTACTACAGCATTTGGTTTTATTTATGGTGCACATATAATAATGTTTGGATTGTTGGTTGGCATTCTTGGTGCATATCTAATGTGCGAAGGAGAGAAGCTGACATGGATACTGGGCGGTATATTGTTAGCTGCCATATCTGTAGGAATATATCAGGCATTTATTCCGATGATTCTTTCATTTATCCTTTTTCACTGTATACATAGGGTTATCCTTGCGGATCATACTACAGAAAAAGAGACAATCATAAGTATATTGCTTAAGCCTGTATATATTATTGGCTTTATGGCAGTTTACTTCATTATCAATAAAATATATTTGAGAATTCTTGGGGCAGAGATGTCCAATTATAAGGGCGTTAATGATGTTGGCAATATCTCTATTTCAGAATACTTTATAAGGGTATGTGTGGCTTATAAACAGTTCATATTGCCATCAAAAGATACTGATTTTTATATGTATCCATCGAATGTACGCGTTTTATACTACATTTTTGCTATGATTGGCGTTTGTTTTGTAGGGTACTGCATTTACAGAAAAACTAAACAATCCATGATTCTGACAGTTGCGTTGGCAGGACTGTTTGCGCTAGTTCCATTAGCTACAAATTTCATTATAGTTATGACTGGTGTGAATGTTTTGCATTCATATATGATGTATGCATCCGTTATGCCATTTGTGCTGGTTGCGTATCTGTTTGATAAGAATATTCACGTCAAAGATTCAGTGCATGCTAACAGAATATTTATTACGTTGTGTTGCATTCTTTTAGTCATGTATATCAGATATGATAATAAGTGTTATTTCCTTGCAAATTACGCACAGCAAGAGGCAATCAGCTATTACAATACATTGATTACCAGAATAAAAAGTGCTGAAGGATATGATGACGAGTATCCAGTAGCTTTTGTTAATGTGGGGAATATACATGATGCATCTCTTGGTGGAGTTGAAAAGGTTAGAAGAGGTGTATTTGATGACATCAATCTAATACCTTATTGGTCAGTTGATGAATCTATAAATAATTATGCGTGGCTTGATTTTATGCAGAACTGGTGTGGGTATAAGCCTAATGTGGTTGATGCTGCAGAAATTGGTAATGCCAGTGAAATAGAGAGCATGCCTAATTATCCCAAGGATGGATCGATTAAAGTTATAAATGGGGTTGTTGTAGTTAAGTTTTAA
- a CDS encoding glycosyltransferase family 8 protein, whose protein sequence is MVIPVCFIYDKNFIMPTSVAITSMLENRNEDTFYDIFLIGVDCEDADLSCLEAFRNEKNVDIHFRNADMSAYASISQVSHVSQASLVKFNLPQLVTEYDKLLYIDGDVLIMQDLTEFFMEDLTGYYLGGPQNTVDIVRGKGQFLTGAYVYDSKKMIEDDIPQKLIDYRVSLGNRKSMDNTTFNEYLGAGFKKMPIKFDLPIRKLVYERMYYKLADLNAFYGTNYRSHKEVVEDAVVIHFDGAAKPWKYSCFLYDDVWLEYYKKSPCKDMPLKRKSYWDYLGEQVEKSGIKGIYYVFKDWVRESLGVFRSVHYVEGDWN, encoded by the coding sequence ATGGTAATTCCAGTTTGTTTTATTTATGATAAGAATTTTATAATGCCTACAAGTGTTGCGATTACATCAATGCTTGAGAACAGAAATGAAGACACATTTTATGATATCTTCCTCATTGGAGTAGACTGTGAAGATGCAGATCTTAGCTGCCTTGAGGCATTTAGAAATGAGAAAAATGTAGACATTCATTTCAGAAACGCTGATATGTCTGCATATGCAAGTATCAGTCAGGTATCACATGTATCTCAGGCTTCTCTTGTTAAGTTCAATCTTCCACAGCTTGTTACAGAGTATGATAAGCTCTTGTACATTGATGGCGATGTACTTATCATGCAGGATCTGACAGAGTTCTTTATGGAAGATCTGACAGGTTATTATCTTGGCGGCCCTCAGAATACTGTAGATATCGTGCGTGGAAAAGGACAGTTCCTTACTGGAGCATATGTATATGATTCCAAGAAGATGATAGAGGATGATATTCCTCAGAAGCTGATTGACTATAGAGTAAGTCTTGGTAATCGTAAGTCCATGGATAATACTACGTTTAATGAGTACCTCGGAGCTGGCTTTAAGAAGATGCCAATCAAGTTTGATCTTCCAATCAGAAAGCTAGTGTATGAGAGAATGTATTACAAGCTTGCTGATCTTAATGCCTTCTATGGAACTAACTACAGGAGCCATAAAGAGGTCGTTGAGGATGCGGTTGTAATCCACTTTGATGGAGCAGCCAAGCCATGGAAGTATTCATGCTTCCTCTATGACGATGTATGGCTTGAGTATTACAAGAAGTCGCCATGCAAGGATATGCCACTTAAGAGAAAGAGTTACTGGGATTACCTTGGGGAACAGGTTGAGAAGTCTGGAATCAAAGGTATTTACTATGTATTTAAGGATTGGGTACGTGAGAGCCTTGGCGTGTTTAGGAGCGTACATTATGTTGAGGGAGACTGGAATTGA